The following is a genomic window from Halichoerus grypus chromosome 13, mHalGry1.hap1.1, whole genome shotgun sequence.
tgcacaggctctctctatctcaaataaataaataaataatattttttaaagattttatttatttatttgagagagagaatgagagagagagagcatggggggggcggttagagggagaagcagactccccactgagcagggagcccgatgtgggactcgatcctgggactccaggatcatgacctgagccgaaggcagttgcctaaccaactgagccacccaggcgcccaataaataaaatatttttaaaaattaacttgatatataaaaaaggattatataccacgACTCAGTAGGATTTATCCTAGTAAGttggtttaatatccaaaaataaattaatgtggtTAGAGATTCAaatatctttcaataatgtttATCAATAATTGAATGAATATTGGTATAATCATACAATGTAacattattagaaatgaaaatgtaggggtgcctgggtggctcagtcgttaagcgtctgccttcagctcaggtcatgatcccaggctcctgggatcgagccccgcatcgggctccctgctccgcaggaagccttcttctccctctccgactccccctgcttgtgttcctgctctcactatctctctctgtcaaataaataaataaaatcttaaaaaaaaaaatgaaaatgtacattGTATGAACAGATTTCACAATGTTGAATTCAGCCTGACTTAAAAGAGTACCTATtgaattccatttatatacagtACAAAAAGAGGCAAGACCAACCTATCATGTTCAAAGTTCAGTGTAGTGGCTATCTTTCAGGGCTAGAGGAGGGTGGTGACTtgaagagagcacaagggggacTTCTGAAGAGGgataatgttctgtttcttcatctgggtGCTAGTAACATGAGtatgttcagtttgtgaaaattcaaaaAATAGTATGTGCATTTGTTTACTTGTAAAATCAGCATTGCTAACCAATACTATTTGGCTGTTCTGCATTCACAGCATCAAAACACAGACCAAAATGCACCGTTTTTTATTATAATGCTTCGTTTTATTTTCTGAGACAACTCCACCTGCCTATCTGGTCTCATTCTCTCCCCATCAGCTATGTATTCCTCTTTCCTTCtatcttcagtttttcttcctactcacattttacctttttttcctacaaatatAATTAGGTgtctagtatctttaaaaaaacaaacacctttcAATCCCGTTGCCTAGTCCAACcaagtgttctttctttttccttcttgtagGATCGCATTTCTCAGAAGGAATTATCACCTGTTTTAAGTGTCTTATCTTACAAGTACATTCCACAGGTAACATCTCTCAAGCTCTTCGTCTACCCCTCCCCTTAATTCCAGCATCACCTTAgctcttgcctcttccagttctCTGCCCCATCTGCTGGTCACCTGTTCTCTCTCCTGATACACTCTTGACTTTCATGATGTTTGAACCATCTGGGCTttcctcctccaagaagcttCTCTTCTCTATCTGTTCTTGCTCTTCCCACCCACAAACATTGGTATTTTATAATCTCCTGTTTATTTTCCATAAGATCTCCCTTGGTGATGTCATGCCCTTCTCCATCTTCAATCATATTTTCAGATACGACCAAATCCTGCTAAGTTCACGTTTCTAAACGTCTGTCCTCTTTTCGTTATCTGTTTTGCCCTTTAATCCACTCTACACAGTATGCCAGACACCGCCCCGAAGTACAGTTCTTGCCATGTCACATGTAAATGGCCTGCACTGATTACTAAAGGCATTTCTAATTCCCGGAGCCTGGCATTTGAAACTCCAAACCTGACCCCATCGCATCCCTCAGCCTAGGTTCCAGCCAACGAAGATGCTGGGCTAATTCCTCAGCATTCCCTGAACTTCCCATTGCTGTGCTCTCCCTCAGGCCACTCCTCTAAGTCATCATTTTAGTCGTTGGGCAAGACTCAGCTTGAGTAGCGCCTTCTACGAGAGAAAATTTTTCTGAGTCTGTCCCGCTTGGTTTCGGCCCTCCTTGCCCTTGCCCACGACGGCAGGGTCGATCCTCCGCCTTGCACCCTGGCCGAGCCTGGGCTGGGCCCTTCCCTCAACCTCCACGCACTCCTCGCGTTAGCTTCTAGAACTGTTACTGAAGACAGCGTGTTTGTGGTGTACGAATGTGGTCTTGACCTCCTCTTCCCCAAATTTACAGAGGGAGGGTTCTATTTTTATCTCCTTGGGGTTACACCAGACGCGCGCTCTCTCTATATTTCTTTTCTGCTCTTTCCGTCGCCTGTCAACCATTTTGAATCGGGGCTGTCCCCACCAACTCCCACCCGGAGACACACTGCCCCCAGCTTCGCACCCCTCCTTCCAAGCCCCTGCGCCCCGCGCGGGCCACAGAGCTGCAGTCCTCCGGGCTTCCTAGAGGGGCGCGCCCGCCCGCACTTCCGGCGCGCGCGGCCGGAGGCCGTTCTGCTCCCTCCCTGGGGTCGGTGCGGCAGCCAGCCGAGCGAAGGGTGAGTGAGGCGATCCGGCAGCGCCGCCCCGGTGCTTCCCAAACCGCCCCCGTCGGGCCTCAGCCCTCCCCGCCGCTTTGCCTCAGCCTGTCCCTGCCAGAGGCAGAGCCTGCGGCTGTACCAGGTGGCCGCCCCTCCTCGACGCTTCCGTCCGGCAGTCGGTCCATTTCTTCCTGCATCTGTCTGTTTGCCTGCTCATCCGCCGCCCTAGCGTCCTTTGACTTCGCAAGCACTTACCGGGcgcctcctgtgtgccaggccgCAGGCTGAGGAGTCGGCGATGAACTGAGGCGATCTTTCCTCCCACTTCTTATGCGGCCAGAGCTCGCTCTTGAGTCAGGTCTCAGCTGTTCGTCTTGACTTCCCCGGTTTAGGTTCGACCCTCATAGCCCTTTCTACTTTCCCCTTTGTAGTTCTTACCAAGACTAAGTTAGGTAATCCTGTGGCCTTTCTGTTTAACCTCTGCCTCCCtactaaaattttaagttacGTAATGGCAAGGACACTGTCTTGTTTATAACTCTCTGCTCAGTGCCTAGCGCAGTGCCTGCATAAAGTAGGCATTCTGTAAATATTAAGGAAATGTGTGGAAAAACACAGGACCTCCTCGAAAGGGCCGTTGGTTTGGTGGGGAAGGCATTTCAGCAGAGTACATAtctaagagcatggactctggagtcagaccatTTTGTTTGAAAACAGTCCAGACTACATCACTTCCAAACCATGGGACCTGAGACAAATTATGTAACTTCTCAGTTTCTGTTCAGTAAAACAGTAGAACCTAGACCATAAAGTGCTGCGAAGATGAAATGAACAGGTAGACCATGCTCATTGTACAATAAAAGCTCAATTAGAGTTTTCTGTTACAATTAAGTAAGCAAACAATGCAGATACATTATAATAACAGCTATACTGAAGGAAGCAGTTTTGTCCAAAAGTGCCCTGGAGGTTCTTGGGTTGCTTGGACTAAGAGCTAGCTGGGACCAGGCTCTCACCTCCCAGAGGGAAGGGCCATATCTAAGCTCAGTTcttccagccccccccccccccccccccccccccgccatgggtTCCCTAGACAACTCTGTAAACACTGACACTTGCAAACACAATTCTGGTCCCAAGCAGTCGACCTATGGCCCCCACTGACAAGGCTGTTTTCTCACATTTATGCTCTAAGAAGGTAGATGGAGCTCTTCCCTGAAACAGCAGCACTTCTCTCCAGAATTCCCTTTTGTGGGATAATGGAAGAATCGCAGGACCTGTGCTCATGTTACTGATCCCTAGCTGGTAAGTTTCCCCAATAAAGCCTATTCTATAATCCATGCCTTGTGATGTGGAATTTGCCTTTCCCTTGCGCCATTGTCTACCATGCATTGAGAACCTGTTCTGGGCCAAGTGTTTTAAAATACGAGGTTTATTATTAGTTAGGTTTGGTGAGGCCAACAGATAGGAGATGATCGCCATTCAAAAGATAGTTTGTTATTCATAGTTTCCAAGAGGAGCAGGCATGCCATGCCCCACGTGGTCACATGGCAAAATCACAGGATCAGTCAGGAGGCCAGGTGAGGGGAAAGTGGGCAGGAgtctttattgtggtttctgtgGGAAGGACTGGGTGAGGCAGGGTCAACAggcttaggattggctagtttaaATAGTTTCAGTGGGCTCTGAGGCATAGATAAGCTCTCTGTCTTGTCCCTAATTTTCTGGCATCTGGCCCTGGGTGATTAGGACAGGGGAATGGTGGCCCTGGATGTGAAAGTCCAGGGCAGGAGGTGGTGCGGTGTGGGCTCTGGGTTGGGTAGTTTGCATATGAAAAGCACACTTGTAGGTGAGTTTATTATCTCTAGGAATCTGCTAGCCCTGGGAAGGACAGTTCCTCCAGTGTAAGCAAGGCCCAGACGTCAAAACACCAGGATAAAAAGATATGCTTAACATACTAAGCACTACTCCAGATGTCTTATTACTTCCAATTCCTTTAATAACAGTGCAATGAAAGTgttattaactccatttttagGAGAGGAAATGGAATCTTGGGTTTGGTCGGTGACTAccgtcacacagctattaagatAGTAAGAAGCTGCACTATGATTCCAAACTGTTGGGGCACTTGACTCCAAAGCTGGTGTTCCTCCTGTGAGCTAAGTCATCTTTCTGCTGTATGAGAAGTGCCATGGAAACATCTTTCAGTCCTTATTAGGCATTTGATAGTGTTGACCACTGCCTCTTTGAAACTCTTTCCCCCCCCCCACTATAGTGGTATTCATTCATGTATATAtggcacctactctgtgctgtGCATTGGATTGGGTGATAGAAAATGGTGAGCAAAAATGTTGATGTAACTTACAGTTGAATCATGGAGAAGATAGGTATTAACCCAATAGTCCCACCAAAGTATATAAACTGACAATGAGCGCGGTGCTCTGAGAGAAAGGAACATAATTCTCTTACAACTCCTTGACCGACCCAACCCTgcctgcacatcagaatcacttgcagaatgttttacaaatataaaaccGAGGTTCTGACTCAGGCTGGGGCGCAGCTCAGGCATCTGTAAAACGAGATAAGTACGACCAAAGAGATTAGCTAaggacttttgattttttttccctgcatttgctttttaaaaactggtcagagggggcgcctgggtggctcggttgttaagcgtctgccttcggctcaggtcatgatcccaggctcctgggatcgagccccatattgggctccctgctcagcgggaagcctgcttctccctctccctctgccgctccccctgcttgtgttccctctctcgctgtgtctttctctgtcaaataaataaaatcttaaaaaaaaaaaaactggtcagAGGAACAGGGTCAGATTTGCAATTTGAAAAGGTCTCTCTGGTTACAGTATGAGCAGACTGTTAATGTATAGTGTGACAGGACAGTTACTGGGATGAAGATGGTggtggcagagatggggaggggcagattcTGGAGACAGGCAATAAAATCAATAGGACTTAATTTGCATTAAATACAGAAAGGAGGTGTTAGGGATGCTTCCAGGTTTCTAGAAGTGCAGCCAGATGGATGTTCCTCCTTCCCGAGAGGGGACcactgggagaggagcagaattGGAGTGGGAGGAATCATCAGTTGGTCATGCATGTGCTGTTTGAGGTCCTTTTGAGAAATTCAAGAGGCGTTATGGGGATAAGGAACAGTGGGTAAATAGGGCTGGTGCTCAGATGAGAGGTCCAGAGTAGAGAGGCCTGGAAGACAGTGAAGACAGTGCCAGACTTAAGGGCTAACCTATGGAACTCTGATGTAGAAGAGGGTGGGCCTGTGAAGGagatggaagaagggagagagacaatgcTTTATGATGAAACACTTCCCTTCAGCCACATACCCATGGAAGATAAGTTGGTGAggcataatatttataataaaaatttagtatCACAAACATATTGAAATTAAAGGGCAAGATCCATGACATAGACCCGTGATCACTAAGTAAAGCACACATACCTATGTGATATGTGATCCATGTGATGCTTGGTAAATGCTATATACACAGTAATGCATAGATCCGATGATGTTTTGTTACGGGATTTCTTAAATGCCAATTGTCATAAATAAGAACTAACgaaatttattcattatttttcaaatactaaaaaattaagaggaaaatatCCCCAAGTTTCTCAGTGTTTAGGTGTGTATGGCAAAAACACAGTTTAGGAAATGCTGCTTTGTAGATAGCTCAGATCTAACTTTATCATAAATCACTCAGGAAATGATTCCACCATCCTTTCAGTCACCAGCACCGGGCAAAAACCAGTCCTTGACTCCTCTTCCAAATCCTTATCCAGTGTGTCCCTAAGTCCTGTCAGATCTCCCATCTTGATCTTTGGCTCCCATAGCTCAGGCCCTCCTCGCCCAAATGGTTGCCACAGACCCCTTCCTGACCGGGCAGACAGACCGTCCAGCCATTCCTGTGGCTGTGGGGCTCAAGTCCAAACTCTGCAGTACAATCTTTCAGACCCTTGGCCTACTATCCCTCTGTAAGTGCCTCCTTTCTCACTATTCCTGAACTGTGCCGCAGGCTCTGGCCcgtttctgttgttttgttttgtttttaaacatggCTTCATATCAGAAGCATTTGGCGCACTTATTAAAGTCTCCCCCACAGAGATTCTGACTCAGGAAGTCTGTTGTGGGGTCCATGCTCCATGGCTGATTCTGAGGCAGAGGTGACAACCACTAGTCTGGCCTCCCTAACCCACCTGCAGCTCCCCCAATGGGCCACATATTCTCCTACCCACTGTTGTCTTTGCCTGAATGACCTGACTTGGCATCTTCACCtggctcattctttttttttttaagattttatttatttgacagagagagacacagcgagagagggaacacaagcagggggagtgggagagggagaagcaggcctcccgcagagcagggagcccgatgcggggctcgatcccaggatcctgagatcatgacctgagccgaaggcagatgcttaacggctgagccacccaggcgccccttcacctGGCTCATTCTTATCAGACTCTGCTGACATGTCTCCCCCTGGCAGGCAGCTCTCCCTGGTCTTAGTTGTCCTTCTCTGTGCTACCTTGCCTGCTTCCCTCTATCCTTGGGTTTATCACACTGCCTTTGCCGGTTTACCTGTTACTTTCCCATTGTAGGGAGTCTTTGAGGACAGAGCTTTTAATCCTGAGAATCCTGTTCAGTAAACTGCCTAGCATATAACTcaagtattttttgaaataatgggTGAAGGAATTCATTCCTCTTTTCTTGGTACTGTCTTAGAACCTGtgacttagggcgcctgggtggctcagttggttaagcgactgccttcggctcaggtcatgatcctggagtccctggatcgagtcctgcatcgggctccctgctcggcggggagtctgcttctccctctgaccctcccccctctcatgtgctctctctcattctctctctctcaaataaataaataaaatctttaaaaaaaaaaaaaacctgtgactTAAAGTCAAGAATTCTTTGTACATTGACTCTGGCCATTCTCCATGACACTTTCCTAACATTTTCAccatcatttaaaatatgtagtaTCAACCAAGATGGTCCTGGGTTAACCCATTCTGTAATAAAAAACAAGTGCTTTAGAATTGGGCAACCCTAGGTTCATGTCTTGAGTTTGCTATTTACCAGGTTGGGGCCATGggtaaaataacttttatttatttatttaattttatttttttaaaagattttatttatttatttgacagagagagacacaactagagagggaacacaagcagggggagtggcagagggagaactgagccacccaggcgccccggtaaattaacttttaaaaatctccatttcctcatcagtaaaatggggataatacttaCCTCATAGTATTATTGTCAAGCCCcaataaaatagtatttgtaaagtgcccggcacatagtaggtgttttttaattaacatataatgtattatttgtttcaggggtacaggtctgtgattcatcagtcttagacaattcacagtgctcaccatagcacataccctccccaatgtccatcacccagccaccctatccctccgacccccctccactccagcaaccctcagtttgtttcctgagattaagagtcttttatggtttgtctccctctctggtttcattcaTAGTAGGTGTTTATTAAGTGCAAATTCCCTTTGAGGGAGACCCCATGACATTATAGAGCTCAATACTCTTGTTGCAGAGTCTGGTTCTGCTGCTTACAGGCTGTGTATCTTTGGTCAACTTATACATCTCAGTagcctcatttggaaataggtaTAATTATGATTGTCCTTTGGAATTATTAGGGAAATTATAAATATCCAGCTACTGTTGGCATCTAGTAGGTACTCACTAAAATGTGATGATTATTCTGAGAAGTAATAACATACTATAGTGTCTTTCCTGCTTTCCATGATCCAGAAGCACTATTTATTATCCCTGATGTTGACCCTAATATTATTTCTAAAGGTTGAGTTGATTTTCGTGattcttaaattttctatttcctatcTTGAAAAAATCCTGAATCATCTattaatatattgtttatatGGAAGCTCCCTTTTAGTCACTTTACAGTGCTACAGTCTCTGGCAATTGGTCTTTGAAAACCTGCCTTTTTGTTCTAAGCACATTTTTCCCCTGTGTAACATTAGCATTGTCCATCTCAGGAGTCCCCTGAAGAATCAGAATTCAGAAGGAATCTCTTAGACACAGACTTCATTCCCTCCCTGACTCAACTGGGGCAGCATTTTCGGACAGTCTCTGCCCAGAATGTCAGGAAAAGCTGCAGGCCTGGCCTACCATGCTCCAAAAGAACAAGAAGGACTTATAATTGTGAAGGTTGAAGAAGAGAATTATGTTTGGGGGCGGGACCTTGGCCTTCAGGGAGACCCCTGCAGCCCAGAGACCTTCCGCCAGCGTTTCAGGCGGTTTGGCTGCTCTGATTCCGCGGGGCCCCGGGAAGCCCTGAGCCGGCTCCGGGAGCTTTGCCATCAGTGGCTGAGGCCGGAGGTGAACTCCAAGGAGCAGATCCTGGAGCTGCTGGTGCTGGAGCAGTTTCTGAGCATCCTGCCTGAGGAGCTGCAGGCCTGGCTGCGAGAGCACCAGCCCGAGAACGGAGAGGAAGCCGTGACCCTGTtggaagagctggagaaagagcttGATGAGCCAAGGAAACAGGTAAGAAGTAGGTgatgtgtttgcttgttttaccAATTATAAGTTAATGGGGAAGCCATTATGAGTCACCTTGACGTCGCAGCTATCAGAGAGTtataaaatttttgtcttttgggCTATTATTTGTCCACTGGGATCAAGGCACTAGGGCTTTTAGGCCTGTTGTTTTCTACCTAATCATCTGAATGAGTTTCTGGCTCTAGCTGTCTTGCCCCGTTgttctagggttttttttcttctgtatcctCAGAATCATAGTGCTGGTACTTGATTACTCCTAGGACACAGCTCATGGCCAAGGAATGATCTGGAAGGAAATGACATCCATAGGAGCACTGAAGGCTCTGAGTATACAGCTCCAGCCCTTGGAGAACCAGGGCAAGAGTGAGACTCAGGAGTCCCAGACTTCCCATGAGAGAGGTGAGGAGTTGCAGCCCATTCGGGGTTGAGTATGATGGTAGGGCTATCAGCTGTGGCATAGCACATTTTCTTAATGACGGTCACTTGTGGCCGTCATTAAGCAGAGTGGAAAGGCCCCCTTCTTGCCTTGAAATATCCTTCCATTGGCTATTCCTAGAATCTGAAATTCCAATATAATTTCTAACTTTGGGTTAAGGATTAAGGTCTTTAATAAAATTCTCTAATACCCATAATATTCAAAGACCAATATactgttgttggtttttttttttaatattatggtCCACTGGCAAGGCAGTCCCTAAGATGGAGATGAATAATGTATCAGTAACAGAAACTGCATAGTAACTTGAACAGGGAAGTTCAATATTAAGAATTACTGACTATAATGGGGTTGATTACTAAGtggtaaagaaagaaacaacactAAAGAATATAGGAATAACACATGTAGGGAATCTTTAGGGCTGAGGCAGAGCATCCAAGGAAGACACAAATCTGTAAGAGTACCACATCTTCCTGGACTAAGCATCTCACTGCCTCTGATTCCATCTGCATCCCATCTCTCTGGTCATCTTAGCACATTTCTCTGGACatcttcagtttctccacattcatTTGAAGTACAGGGATCAAAAAAAACACCTCTAATGAGGAtctgattaatttaaaatatacgATAGATTCATTTCGCAACTCTTGCGGGTTGTCATCCATGTTTTTGTTCCCTCCCAGTGGCACATTACTGTTGTGAACTGATAAATCTCAttgtgctcatttctttttagtcttAGGGGTCTTGGTTAGACCTGCCTCTGAAGAATTAATGTAGAGCATTTCACACCCCAGGAAGGGAAGAGATGAAGCCATGATGTGGTCTTGGGTAAAACCTAGCCTTGGCTTAATCTCTtaacccctgcccctcccccttgagCACTGCTGAGTTGTCCCTTCTTAAAGCGGTGGGGGGTGAGGCAGTGAGGGTGTAAATAACATCCTGGGCCAGATGGTTCTCTTCAGCCAGGGCAACTCTCCAGAGGAGGGGCCGCTGTGGCTTTAGGAGCCAACACTCACAGCAGCTGAGGGAAGGAGGCACCATATTCATAAAGCAGGTCTGGATGGGCAGTGCAGCAGCATCCACATAACATCAAGGCTAAAAGCATGTTTGTTAATGTGCGGTTAAAGCCACGTCCCTAGTTAAAAGGCTTTTAGGTAGGGGACCTAGGGGAAAACTGCAGGCcttgatgttgggcatctttgaatcctggctcttccaATTATGAAGTCTATGGCCTTACATAGGTAAtgttgcctctctgagccttcgtTTCTTGATCTGTAAAATACATTCAAGTTTAGAGGACTTCTAGGAGGATGAAAGTACATGAACAGTTTTTCAGATTTCCCCCCTCAAAATAATTCAGGTTTCCCCAGCCATCATCTAGTAGTCTCCTTCTGAGTTACTAAAAATCTAGAAACTAGAGGGGCTGGTTGTGAGAGCTCAAAGTTTGGCTCCAGGTGGTCACATCTGCCTCTTGTTTCCATCTGCCTTTGACCATTTGCACATAAAATAGTGAACATATAAGACTTCACCTGATCCCAGAATGAGTCAGGAAACCACAATATTCCTTTTCTTATGCTCTGTGTGTCTTATTCTATTTGCTTATAATTGTTTGATCTACTTAGAACCTACCAGAACCTGCAATTGCCATAATGCATTCTAGTTCTGCTTCTGTACCTCTACTCAGTTCTAATCCTGAAAGCATTTCCTAGTCATATATTCTGCTCTCCTTCTTTTCTAGGAGCACCACTTATTCAGGTTTCTTAGACCTCTTTCAACACTCCCTatcatctcttttcctttccctcattATCAAAAATCCTCTAACCCAGGATTGTCTCCTAGCTTCCTGGTCTCTCACTGCTCCTCCTATTTATCACCATCTCCTCTAACTGATGTCTTTCCCTGCTCACCATCTCTCCTCTCCAGTGCTGCGTCTCCCTTACTCTCTGAGGATGCCACCTCACCACTCCAGGCCACTTCTCTAAATTCGAGATTGGGAAGCTAGTTCTTAAGAGTTTTCCTCCTAATAGGTGAATATCTATTTCATTTGGGTTACTCTCAATTCCTGTTATAATAGATTCCTTCCTTCCAACATGGGGATCGAATGACACCAGTATTTCTATTCACATTTTTAGATCGCAAGCTGGCGGCTGAGAAAGTATTAACAACAAAGCAAGAAATTATGGAATGTGTAGCATCAGCGGCCATGATATCCCCAGGAAGACTCCCTGAGGAAACTCCTTCAGGACAGATGGTTGAAGAAGCTTTGGGAGGTCTGGACAACTTTGAGAAGCCAAAAGGAACTGCTGCAAGGAGCAAAATGAGTCCACTCCCTTCCCAGGAAAGACATCTTAGTCTGGCTACCTTCAACAAGAAAATCTCCACTGAAGAGTGTGTCCTTGAGTGTAACAAGAGTGAAAGGAATCTCAGTGTGAATTCAAAGGTCTTGACACGACAGAGAGTTCATGCTGGAGGAAAGGTCTACGAGTGCTTGGACTGTGGGAAAGCCTTTTGCCAGAGCTCAAAGCTGATTagacatcagagaattcacactggagagaGGCCTTATGCGTGTAAAGAGTGTGGCAAAGCTTTTAGTTTGAGCTCGGACCTTGTTAGACATCAGAGGATTCATAGTGGTGAAAAACCCTATGAATGTTGTGAATGTGGAAAAGCTTTCCGGGGCAGC
Proteins encoded in this region:
- the LOC118533873 gene encoding zinc finger and SCAN domain-containing protein 30; this encodes MSGKAAGLAYHAPKEQEGLIIVKVEEENYVWGRDLGLQGDPCSPETFRQRFRRFGCSDSAGPREALSRLRELCHQWLRPEVNSKEQILELLVLEQFLSILPEELQAWLREHQPENGEEAVTLLEELEKELDEPRKQDTAHGQGMIWKEMTSIGALKALSIQLQPLENQGKSETQESQTSHERDRKLAAEKVLTTKQEIMECVASAAMISPGRLPEETPSGQMVEEALGGLDNFEKPKGTAARSKMSPLPSQERHLSLATFNKKISTEECVLECNKSERNLSVNSKVLTRQRVHAGGKVYECLDCGKAFCQSSKLIRHQRIHTGERPYACKECGKAFSLSSDLVRHQRIHSGEKPYECCECGKAFRGSSELIRHRRIHTGEKPYECGECGKAFSRSSALIQHKKIHTGDKGYECTECGKAFGRSSVLIEHQRIHTGEKPYECNECGKSFNQSSALTQHQRIHTGEKPYECSECRKTFRHRSGLMQHQRTHTRV